Proteins from a genomic interval of Leptospiraceae bacterium:
- a CDS encoding Cys-rich protein: protein MKKLIFIILVFLFSECKDPTEAKCESACNFFIKCTEEVNKMKITGPELNLGVINCMKGCTRYQSEILSCYAEESDSCKGMAECMLQSGLGD from the coding sequence ATGAAGAAACTTATTTTTATAATACTTGTTTTTTTGTTTTCAGAATGCAAAGATCCTACTGAAGCTAAGTGTGAAAGTGCATGTAATTTTTTTATAAAGTGTACTGAGGAAGTAAATAAAATGAAAATAACAGGACCGGAGTTAAACTTGGGTGTCATTAATTGTATGAAAGGTTGTACCAGATACCAATCTGAAATTTTAAGCTGTTACGCAGAGGAATCAGACTCATGTAAAGGTATGGCAGAATGTATGCTTCAATCTGGTCTGGGGGATTAA
- a CDS encoding putative toxin-antitoxin system toxin component, PIN family has protein sequence MYLVRVSIDTNVIYQALRDTSGASNFIVRLVRQRKLELALSIPVFSEYSDVLLREKSLQDLELTKKDIKDFLDYIISVASPFSISFRLRPNLSDEADNIFVELAFTSNSKFLITSNIRDYTIGNNLIFDSFKTITPTDFVRMWRKFYV, from the coding sequence ATGTATCTTGTGCGGGTTAGTATAGATACAAATGTTATTTATCAGGCATTGAGAGATACCAGCGGTGCTTCTAATTTTATAGTAAGACTCGTTCGCCAGAGAAAACTTGAATTAGCCCTTTCTATTCCCGTTTTCTCTGAATACTCGGATGTGCTATTACGTGAAAAGTCTTTGCAGGATTTAGAGCTAACTAAAAAAGATATAAAAGACTTTTTGGATTATATAATTAGCGTTGCTTCCCCATTTTCCATTAGCTTTCGTTTACGTCCAAATTTATCGGATGAAGCAGATAATATATTTGTGGAATTAGCATTTACAAGCAACAGTAAATTTTTAATTACCTCGAATATCAGAGATTATACGATCGGTAATAATCTGATTTTTGATTCTTTTAAAACAATAACCCCAACAGATTTTGTTAGGATGTGGAGAAAATTTTATGTCTAA
- a CDS encoding toxin-antitoxin system HicB family antitoxin has translation MSKKNVLTIRIPEDLKDRLERTASSQGVSLNQFALYAFTRGLNDVETANFFKSKIAGKSKESLEKKFDKVMKKIKSKKTLPAWDRL, from the coding sequence ATGTCTAAGAAAAATGTTTTAACAATAAGAATTCCAGAAGATTTAAAAGATAGATTAGAAAGAACAGCATCGTCTCAAGGAGTTTCTCTAAATCAGTTTGCTTTGTATGCATTTACAAGAGGATTAAACGATGTTGAAACAGCAAATTTTTTTAAATCGAAAATAGCTGGAAAGAGCAAAGAATCATTAGAAAAAAAGTTTGATAAAGTGATGAAGAAAATTAAATCCAAAAAAACGTTACCCGCCTGGGATAGACTTTAA
- a CDS encoding energy transducer TonB, which translates to MTTITRTKTQLVHRFIDRNRLDIGLLVAAIFQVIAIHLWYQYEGINLFYPKEYVDEIMCPVEVKIEEDIISLDGDIEIVDRLNENLTLLYAPDYNLIGATEPIDLRPRIKPKLTKEAKENEVQGTLTLEIIVADTGDVLQVRSVGRKIGFGIEESAIMTYKAKKFYPSFQNNKPVTVKKLVSVRFELDDTI; encoded by the coding sequence ATGACAACAATTACAAGAACTAAAACCCAACTCGTTCACCGATTTATCGACCGTAACCGCTTAGACATAGGATTATTAGTGGCAGCTATATTTCAAGTGATAGCAATACACCTTTGGTACCAATATGAAGGTATTAATTTGTTTTATCCGAAGGAATATGTTGACGAGATTATGTGCCCAGTCGAGGTAAAAATTGAAGAAGACATTATTTCGTTAGATGGCGATATAGAAATTGTTGATAGATTGAACGAAAACCTAACACTCCTTTATGCTCCTGATTACAATTTAATTGGAGCAACTGAGCCTATTGATTTAAGGCCCCGCATTAAACCCAAACTTACCAAAGAAGCAAAAGAGAATGAAGTCCAAGGAACTTTAACATTAGAAATTATCGTTGCGGATACTGGCGATGTGCTCCAAGTTAGATCGGTTGGAAGAAAAATCGGATTTGGAATTGAAGAAAGCGCGATAATGACTTACAAGGCGAAGAAATTTTATCCTTCATTTCAAAATAATAAACCAGTTACAGTCAAAAAGTTGGTATCTGTTCGATTTGAATTAGATGATACTATCTGA
- a CDS encoding TIGR01777 family protein: MREVGCKLLERKVFIQGSAIGYYGMYESSDPICREDSNAGEDFLAKLCVDWENAALRAEKLGIRTVLIRTGVVLSPENGALAQMLTPFKLFVGGPLGNGKQFLSWIHFTDMVRGILFLMENSHAKGAFNFTSPKPCSNKEFSNMLGTVLSRPSFMAVPSFAITALYGEGAEVILKGQNVLPARLLESGYKFQFPELKLALENLLA; the protein is encoded by the coding sequence GTGAGAGAAGTTGGATGCAAATTACTAGAAAGAAAAGTATTCATACAAGGCTCTGCTATCGGATACTATGGAATGTATGAATCTTCTGACCCAATATGCCGCGAAGATTCTAATGCGGGCGAGGATTTTTTAGCAAAACTTTGTGTCGACTGGGAAAATGCAGCATTACGCGCAGAGAAGTTAGGAATTCGTACTGTTTTGATCCGAACTGGTGTTGTACTTTCTCCTGAAAACGGCGCGCTTGCCCAAATGCTTACTCCTTTTAAATTGTTTGTAGGTGGACCGCTGGGTAATGGCAAACAGTTTTTAAGTTGGATTCATTTTACCGATATGGTTCGCGGGATTTTATTTCTAATGGAAAATTCGCATGCGAAAGGAGCTTTTAATTTTACTTCACCTAAGCCTTGCTCCAACAAAGAATTTTCGAATATGCTAGGGACTGTTCTATCGCGTCCTTCGTTTATGGCAGTACCTAGCTTTGCAATTACTGCTTTGTATGGCGAAGGCGCCGAAGTAATTCTGAAAGGTCAAAATGTTCTTCCTGCGCGTTTACTGGAATCAGGATATAAATTTCAATTTCCGGAATTGAAGCTGGCGCTGGAAAATTTATTAGCTTAG